The following coding sequences lie in one bacterium genomic window:
- a CDS encoding nitrate/sulfonate/bicarbonate ABC transporter ATP-binding protein — MVISTPPTVLVDTKDVTVAYGRPGGGQITVLDRIELQVRAGEILALLGPSGCGKSTLLRVLAGLLRPTTGTVRYRGKPLDGPNPGVAMVFQTFALFPWLTVLDNVELGLKAAGAAPAQCRERAVAVIDLIGLDGFESAFPKELSGGMRQRVGFARALAVEPDMLLMDEPFSALDPLTAENLRTDLLELWLKRRFPTRAIVIVTHSIEEAVFMADRIIVLAANPARIVDEVRPELPHWRDRRSPQFQRIVERVYELLTGDRSRRLEHLKPLIPRLPDAPVGLIIGLVELVHDQGGKADLARVGAELHFDVEDLLPAVEAAELLGFAVATAGDLELTDHGNALASATVQEKKEIFRLALLAKVNPAQEIVHQLTEREDHRMSAEGILDELERHFSFEEARRQLNVLVGWGRYAEAYAFDEISDDLFLEDVNEPPAAASAGN; from the coding sequence ATGGTCATCAGCACTCCCCCCACGGTCCTGGTGGACACAAAAGACGTGACCGTCGCGTATGGACGGCCGGGTGGGGGACAGATCACCGTCCTGGATCGGATCGAGCTGCAGGTCCGGGCCGGCGAGATCCTCGCGCTGCTGGGCCCCTCTGGCTGCGGGAAGTCGACGTTGCTGCGGGTCCTGGCGGGCCTGCTGCGCCCCACGACCGGCACCGTCCGGTATCGCGGCAAACCCCTCGACGGGCCGAACCCGGGCGTCGCCATGGTATTTCAGACGTTCGCGCTGTTCCCGTGGCTGACCGTCCTGGACAACGTGGAGCTGGGGCTCAAGGCGGCCGGCGCCGCACCGGCGCAATGCCGCGAACGGGCGGTCGCCGTGATCGACCTGATCGGTCTGGACGGCTTTGAATCGGCGTTCCCGAAAGAGTTGTCGGGAGGCATGCGGCAGCGTGTCGGCTTCGCCCGCGCGCTCGCGGTCGAACCGGACATGCTCCTGATGGACGAACCCTTCTCCGCCCTCGACCCGCTCACCGCCGAAAACCTGCGCACGGACCTGCTGGAGCTGTGGCTGAAGCGCCGCTTCCCCACCCGCGCGATCGTGATCGTGACGCACAGCATCGAGGAAGCCGTGTTCATGGCCGACCGCATCATCGTGCTCGCCGCCAATCCGGCGCGCATTGTCGACGAGGTTCGGCCCGAGCTGCCGCACTGGCGCGACCGGCGATCCCCACAGTTCCAACGCATCGTCGAGCGCGTATACGAGCTGCTCACCGGAGACCGGTCGCGGCGCCTCGAACACCTGAAACCGCTGATTCCCCGCCTCCCGGATGCACCCGTGGGGCTGATCATCGGCCTCGTGGAGCTCGTGCACGATCAGGGCGGCAAAGCGGACCTCGCACGCGTGGGCGCCGAACTGCACTTCGACGTCGAGGACCTGCTGCCCGCCGTGGAAGCCGCGGAGCTGCTGGGGTTCGCGGTCGCCACGGCCGGAGATCTCGAGCTGACCGACCACGGCAACGCGCTCGCGAGCGCGACCGTCCAGGAGAAGAAGGAAATATTCCGCCTGGCCCTGCTGGCCAAGGTCAATCCCGCCCAGGAGATCGTGCACCAGCTTACCGAGCGCGAGGACCACCGCATGTCCGCGGAGGGTATCCTGGACGAACTGGAGCGTCATTTCAGCTTCGAGGAGGCGCGCCGACAGCTGAACGTCCTGGTCGGGTGGGGGCGGTACGCGGAAGCGTACGCGTTCGACGAGATCTCCGAC